The Fischerella sp. PCC 9605 genome contains a region encoding:
- a CDS encoding class I SAM-dependent methyltransferase, whose translation MKSKLIEAWLNSGLIIASRYQDKISQQSIASAKSLGERSSTKDFRFYSMLFDGISIDGTVSILDIGCGQAELLSFLKNNYPHVKIDRYLGLDLVKEFLNVAQCNYPDYEFQLGNFICEQFLPKQSFTIVIALGVLVSRVPYYQEFVEHFIRKMVQCSSGHILFNLISEVDFSSQNYVNYEQVGHSTCFSRKALESILDKIEDINYRIVEARIFPDATDMFVHVFCRTC comes from the coding sequence GTGAAATCTAAATTGATTGAAGCGTGGTTAAATTCCGGACTGATTATCGCTTCCAGATATCAGGATAAAATCTCGCAACAGAGCATAGCTTCTGCAAAGAGTCTTGGTGAGCGAAGTAGTACAAAAGATTTTCGGTTTTATTCTATGCTGTTTGATGGAATTTCTATTGATGGGACAGTTTCTATTCTAGATATTGGATGCGGTCAAGCAGAGTTATTATCTTTCTTAAAAAACAACTACCCGCACGTGAAAATAGATCGCTATTTAGGACTTGATCTTGTTAAGGAATTTCTAAATGTAGCGCAGTGTAATTATCCAGATTATGAGTTTCAGCTTGGGAATTTTATTTGTGAACAATTCTTACCGAAGCAATCCTTCACTATAGTTATAGCTCTTGGAGTTCTTGTCTCGCGAGTACCATATTATCAAGAGTTTGTCGAACATTTTATTAGGAAAATGGTTCAATGCAGTTCAGGTCATATTTTATTCAATTTGATTAGTGAAGTCGATTTCTCATCACAGAACTACGTTAATTATGAGCAGGTAGGTCACTCGACATGTTTTTCTAGGAAAGCTCTTGAATCCATTCTAGATAAGATTGAAGACATTAATTATCGCATTGTGGAGGCGCGAATTTTCCCAGATGCTACAGATATGTTTGTTCACGTTTTTTGTAGAACCTGTTGA